The Paraburkholderia megapolitana genomic sequence AGCCGACACGCGCCTGGTATTCGGACAGCGCAGTTTCGGCGTGATGCACTTCGTCGCGCAGACGCGGCAGTTCGCTGTTGAGGAACGACAGCATGCGGCTCGCTTCTTCCTGTGCACGTTCGGTGCGCTGCTGCAGATACGACGCGGTGATCGCATTCGCAATCGCGGTGATTGCGTGCGGATCGGTGCCCATGTACGACAGCTGCACGACACCGGTGTCGCGACCCTTCTCGGCAACCTGCAATCCGGACGACAGGCGCGCGACCGCATCGAGCGGGTTGTAGCGCGTGACGAAGAACTCGGTGCCGGCCCGCGCCGTCAGCGTGCTGACGCGCATCGTGACGCCGCTACCGTTAGCTGTGACGCCCGCAATACCGGTGACGAGCGGCTGACCATACGGGTCGAGCAGCATGTAACGCCCATCGCCGAGCGCACGCAGTACGAGCTGCGCGCCTTCGAGCGGTTTCGGCACGCTGATCGAATCGAGCGAGAGCTGTTCGCCGCCCCATGCGTAAGAGCGCATACCGAACAGCGCCGGCAGCGGGTGGCCCGGCTGCGCGAAGAGCGCAGTGAGCTTGCCGAGCAACGGCATCGTATGCGGCCATGCCGCGATATTCAGCTTGAACTGCTCGACGACCGGCTCGACCACCGCGCGGCTCTTGATGATCTCGATCTCGGCATCGGTGTGCATCGCTCCCGCCGACGGCACGAGCGCAGCCAGCGCCTGGCTCGCCGAATTCGTGCTGGTGCCGGTCTGCGATTCGACCTGGATCAGCGCATCCGCGGAATAGATCGGCGTGGCGATCTTCGTGTAGATCACCGACGCGAAGATCACACAGGCCGCGATGCCGATCACCCAGCCGATCTGATCGAGAATCAGCCGCAGCAGATCGCGCGTCACAGCGTCTTCGTCGTTGCCCGAAGCAGGGGAATGCTCGAGCATGTCATAGGTACTCATTGCGTTACTCCGTCCGGTAGGGTGGCTCAGCGGCCCAGCTCTCTGGTGTAGAACAGCGTTTGCAGCGTCGGCGAGATCTGGTCGAGCGCACGGTTAAAGCGCGCGGAACTCGCGACCTGCACGTACACGACATCCTTCGCCTGCAATTCGAATTTGGTCATCAGCATCAACGCGTCGACCTGGGTCATGTCGAGGCGGTAGACATCCGGAGTGAGCGTTTTGTCGGCGCCGCGAATCACGTAGATGTAGCGCGGGTCGCCGGTCTTCGGATCGAGACTGCCCGCGCCGGTCATCGCGTCGGCGAGCGTCAGGCGGCCGCGATTCATCGGCAGCGAAGTTGGTTTCATCACTTCGCCGAGCACGAAGATGCGGCTGTTCGAGCGGTCCGGCACATCGATGATGTCGCCGTCCTGCAGCAGCACGTTCTGCTGCGTGTCGCCGGTTTCGAGCAACGCGGCGACGTCCACCGTGTAGCGCCGGCCGTCGCGTGTGACGCCGACGTTCTGCAAGTCTGCATCCGGCAACGCACCGCCCGCGCGATTGATCGCATCGAGCACGGTGAGCGGCGAATCGGTAATCGATTCGAGCGTGGGGTTGCGCAGGTTGCCGGTGACCTGCACGGTCTGGCTGTTGTAGCCCGATACGCGCACGTCGATCTGCGGCGCGCGGATCGTGCGGGCGAGCGAACGCGCCAGCATCTCCTGGACCTGCTGCGCGGTCCTGCCGGTCACGCGCAAACGTCCCACACGCGGGAAGAAAATGGTGCCGTTATTCGCGACGCGTACGGTCAATCCGCCTTCTGCAGCACCGTTTCCCGATGCCGTCGCACCAGGGCCGGTCGTGCCGCCGGCACCCGCGCTGGCCGTGCCGTTGACGCCTGCGCTCTGGCCAACCGCCGGCAGCGGCGGCAACGTGACCGCATTGGCGAAGCCGGTGCCGGTCAGCTCCGGATGGTCCCAGACGATGATCGACAGCTGGTCGCCGATACCGACGCGGTACTCGTACTGCCTGCGTGTCTGTTGCGTGAGACACGTGAGCAGACACGTAGCCGGTTTGTACGCCGCGCGTTCCGCACGAAAATAACCGACGTCGATCGGCCGCACCACGAAGCGTTCCGCGCTGTGCTGCGGGATCTTCGTCTGGTCGAGCCGGTCGTTGTCGAGATACGGTCCTGGTGCCAGCGCGCACGCGCCGAGCGATACGCTCGCAAGCACGCCGGCAAGTATTTTGATGTTCATGTCGTAATCCCCCGCGTGAGCCTCCACGCTGTCTGTTTCTAGCGGATTGCCTCCTGCCAGGCTCCGCGCATTGCCTGCAAGCCGACCCACCATTTGCGCAGTGCGAGCCCCGGTCCGTCGCCGCGAATTGCCAGCGACAGGGCGCGCGCGAGTCCAGGATCGGCCCGGTTGCCGATCAATGCGGAGTACGCGACGAACACCCATCTGCCTGGCGGCGACAGGTGTTCGCACATGATGAGACGGAGGTTGAACGACGCGTTGTAGAACGCGGCGTCATTGAACGTGTAGCGCTGGTCTTCGTCGATGCGCGGCGCCGGGTAGTGCTCGACGAGCAGCGTCGGGTCGTACACGAGGGTCCAGCCGCGCCGCAGGATGTCGAGACTAAAAGCCATTTCGCAGTGCACCTGCGCGCCGCTGCCGCGCAGGCGCGGATCGAAGCGCAACGTGCCGATCGCCTCGCGGCGAAACGCCATGTTGACGCCTTTCAGTACGTGTACCTCGCGCGGTGCGCCGTGGCCGATGTGATGGTTGCCGATCGCGCGTCCATACCAGCGCACGAGGCCGACCACGGGCTGCTGGCCTTTCAGGATGCCGTTGCGCTCATGCACGATGTCGCGACCGCCCAGACCGCCGAGCGCATGGTCCGCCTCGAAGGCGAGTGCGATGCGCTCGATCCAGTCGGCGTGCGGCGCGGCATCGTCGTCGGTGAAGCAGACGAGGTCGCCGGTCGCGGTATCGATGCCGCGGTTGTAGGCGGCGACGACACCTGGTTGCTGCACGAGCGCGACGGTGAGGCGCGCATCCGGCCGCGCTGCAGTGCGCGCGCGCAACCAGTCGATCGTCGCGCGGTCTTCGTCGCGCGCGATCACGATGACTTCGTCCGCACGCCGGCGCTGCGCATCGAGTGCTTCGATGCAGCGCGCGAGGTCGGCGGTGCGCCGGTAGGTCGGCACGATCACGGACACTTTCACGATCGGATCCCCGAAATACTCGTGTGGTTCAGTAGGCGTTGCGGCTGACGAAACCCTTGAAGATCGTGATAAGCACGATCCGCATGTCGAAGCCGAAAGACCAGTTGTGGATGTAGAACAGATCGAACTTCACGCGCGTTTCCATCTTCTCGACTTTCGTCGTCGCGCCGCGATAGCCGTTCACCTGCGCCCAGCCGGTAATGCCGGGTTTGATGCGATAGCGGTGCATGTAGCCGTACACCTGGTCCTTGTACAGATCGTCGTGTTCGAGCGCGTGCGGACGCGGACCGACCACCGACATCTGGCCGAGCAGCACGTTGACGAACTGCGGCAACTCGTCGAGGCTCGTGCGGCGCAGGAACGCGCCGAGCTTCGTCACGCGCGCGTCATGGCGCGAGGCCTGGGTGAGTTGCCCGTGCGCTTCGCGATGCAGGGTCATCGAACGGAACTTGTAGATGCGAAACGGCCGCCCGTCGACGCCCTTGCGCACCTGCGTGAAAAACACCGGCCCGTGCGAGCTCGCCTTGATCGCGACCGCGAGTATCGCGAACAGCGGCGCGAGCAGCGTCAGCGCGACGAACGCGAACAGCCGGTCGAAGATCAGCTTGGGCCACATTTGCACCGGCGACACCGGCGGCGCCGTGAGATTGATGGTCGGCAGACCGAGCACATCGACAAGCGAGTGATTGAACAACGACAGACTGCGCACATCAGGCATGAAGCGCAGATTCACGAAGTCATGGCGGAACGCGCGCGTGAAGCGATAGATCGTGTGCTCTTCGGAGAGCGGCAGCGCGAGCCAGACTTCATGGATGCCGTCGCTGCGCACCTTGTCGACGAACGCATCGATATCGCTCAGCACCGCGAGGCTGCCCATGCGCACCGCCGGACCATGCGCGGCTTCTGCGCCGGTATCGAATACGCACACGGGCTTGAAGCCAGCTTGCGGCGCGTGTTCGAGATGCCCGAGCAACGTGCGGGCGAAACCGGGCGCGCCCACGATCGCGACGGTCCGGTAGTTCATGCCGCGGCGTCGCGCCACTCTCAACAGCAGATGGGCGATTAGCTTGGTCACGACAATCAGCGCGCCCGACATCAAGGTCGCGTAACCAAACCAGAGCCGCGACAGCGCATCCATCCGATGCAGCGTGAACACCAGCACGAGTCCCGCTGCGACCACTACGAGCCACGCACTGGCGACGCGCGCGAGCATCGACGGTAGCGGTTTGCCGCGCCATGTGTCGTACACGCCGAAGCCCGGAAACAGCAACAGCGTGAACACGCAGTTGAAGGCGATCAGCAGCTTCTCCTCGTCGGAGAGCCCGATCGGCGCGGCGAAGCGCAGCCAGTGAGCGATCAGCGCGCCGGCGATGACGAACAGGGCGTCGAGGCAACGCGCAGTGTTGCGGAACATGATGGGTCTCTACGTTGGGTTACCGTGGCAGCGGTCGGGGCGACCGCGGAACGATCCGCGGTACAGCGCGGTTCAGTTCACCGCGGTTCAGTTCACCGTTTCCGACTGATGCAGACGCGGCAGCAACCGGTCGAACTCGCGCTTCACGAGCCCATAGCATTCGCACGCACGCGCTTCGAGGCCCTTGCGGTCGAGCACCTTGATGTGGCCGCGGCTGTGATGAATCAGGCCTTCGTCGTGGAGCTTGCCGGCCGCTTCGGTGATGCCTTCGCGGCGCACGCCGAGCATGTCGGCGATCAGTTGCTGCGTGACCGTCAGCTCGTTCGACGCGACCCGGTCGATCTCGATCAGCAGCCAGCGGCACAATTGCTTGTTCAGCGAGTGATGTCGGTTGCATGCGGCGGTCTGTGCGACCTGGGTGAGCAGGGCGTGCATGTAGAGCAGCATGAGGCGGCGCAGAAAGTCCGAGCTCGCGAACTGCTGCTTGAGCACCTGCGCGCTCATCCGGTAGGCGAAGCCCGAGCATTGCACCTGCACGCGGTTCGGCATGGTCTCGCCGCCGGTCAGCACCGGCACGCCCGTCATGCCTTCGCGGCCGACCGCGGCGATCTCGACCGAGCCGCCGTCTTCCATCGTCGACAGCATCGAGATGATGGCGGTGGTGGGGAAGTAGACGTGGTGGATGCGTTGGCCCGAATCGCAGAGCAGCTGTTCGGTACGCAGATGAACCAGTTCCAGGTGGGGTGCCAGTGCCTGCCATTCATACGAAGGCAGTGCACCTAGCAAATGATTGCCGTGCAGGTCTGATTGAAGCATCAACATGATCGGTCCTCGCAAAGAGCCGCCCTTGAACGGCCCCGTTCCTAACCCCCGGGCGATTGCATCCTTTGAACGTGCCGCCTGGCAAGCGGCGATGGATGACAGTCCCGGCCTCGTATAGCTCTGTTTGTATGTCTGAGCGTTTGTGTCGCGGAAGTCAGTTAGCGAGGACTGTGCCAAATGCCCCGAAAGCCAGTACTGGTGCGGTGCAGCGAAAGATCCGATGTTTCGATAAGCGGCAAAACGTGCGTTTTTGTTTCAAATCTGTACAACAGGTCAGGATTCGCGCGACGGCCGGGAAGCGTTTTTTTCTTCGATGCAAGTCCTTGATCGGATTGGATAAGGACCGTTTAACACGATGCATTTCAGATGACCGTCGACATTTGAAACACCTTCGCAGACTGGCCTGGCAATGCTGCGTCGATAACGCGGAAATGATTCAGATGTGTTCAACGGTCTGCGTGTGCTGTCGAACAGAAGGCATTTTGCGAAGCGCGCGCGAGCTGCTCGAAGCAGCATGACGGTATCTCTACACACGCGCGCAAGCCACGTGGCACGGGCCACTACGCGGATTGCGAAGAGCGGGGTAAGGGATGGAAATGCAGCGATGCGCGTCAGCGATAAAAAATAGTTGCGCGCGCATTGATCGCGCGCACTTCGCCTTCAGGTGCCGGAGTTGTATCGTTCGCGTTCAGCGGATCGCGTGCGACGAGGGGAATGGCGAGCGGACGATGAGGTGCAAGATGAAACCAGTCTCGCACCGCGCGATAGTTCTGATCGGCAATGTGCACAAAACGCGAGAATCGACGTGTTTCGACGATGAGTTGCCAGCCCGACGCAGTGCGTTCGGGACGCGCTGTCAGGCCCAGATCGTGGCGCTCGTGAACCTGCCGGTCGGGTAGATGAAACGCTTCGGACCAGACCTCGCCGGTCTTCGCGTCGCGCAGCGTCACGATAGTGACATCGTGCGCTTGCGGGCCGAAGCGGTACGCATAAGTGAAGTCGAAGAACTGTCCGAGGCAGGTTGCCGCCTCGATGCGCTGCCGGCTGCGTGGCGCCAGTTGCACTGCGCAACTGCCCGATGCGACCTGTACCGCACCATCGCGCAGGCAGACCAGATCCAGTTGTCCATGCAACGTTTTCGCGGTGTCGTTGATGACGTGCAGATCGAGACCGTTGAGGCCTTCGTCGGTGATCACGACCTGGACCGGCTGTAGTACGGCGGCGAGCGCATGCCATGTGCTTTTGGGTCGCCCCAGCGCATCGACGAGGCCCCAGCCGGCGCCGGCGCGCAGATCCTGAAACTGCCAGACCAGTGCGCCGCCGCACGTCGAGTGCGCGCTGCGCCATTCCGCGAAGGTGTCGATCATCAGTTCGGCTACCACCGCACGCGACAGGTCCAGATAGCGCGATGGATCGGCGTAACGCAACTGCGCCGGGTCGACACCATAGAGCGTGCGCAGATAGTGATCGCGAACGTCGTCGAAATCCCAGCCGGCGCCGGGGTCGCGCGGTACGGCGGCTTTCCAGCGCGGATCGTGCACGTGAATCGTGCCGGTTGCATCGTGCAACGTCGCATCGTCGGGGACGTTGGCGAAGGCGAGACACTCCGCGGCGAAGCGCACATTCGCGCGACGTACGTCTTCAAGCGGGCGCTGATAGGCACCGACGCCGTAGTAGTGCGTGATGCCGGTGCGGGTCGAGAACGGCCAGACGCCACCGCCCGGAGAATGCGCGACGTAGGGCACATCGGGTCGCTGCGCGGCGACGATGGCGGGCAACTGTTCGGTGAACCACGGATGGGCCCGCATCGCCGGCGGCAGACCGAACATCGCTGCCTGCTGATCGATCTCGCTGCCGCCGCAGAGCACGGCGAGCGAGGCGAAACGGCACGTGCGGGCGAGGAACTGCGTGGCTTCGCGCGTGACCGAGGCGATGAAATCCGCATCGCTCGGGTAGTCGAAATTGGCGAACGCGAAGTCCTGCCAGACGAGGATGCCGTAGGCATCGGCGAGCGCGTAGAACGCGTCGGATTCGTAGACCATCGTGCCGCCGACGCGCAGCATGTTCATACCCGCGTCGCGTGCCAGTGCGAACGCATGTGACAGTTGTGCGTCCGTGCCGGCCAGTGTTGCGAGATCGGCGCTCGTCCAGCATGCACCGCGACAGAACACCGGTGTGCCGTTGATGCGCAGCGCAAAGCCTTC encodes the following:
- a CDS encoding polysaccharide biosynthesis/export family protein, which translates into the protein MNIKILAGVLASVSLGACALAPGPYLDNDRLDQTKIPQHSAERFVVRPIDVGYFRAERAAYKPATCLLTCLTQQTRRQYEYRVGIGDQLSIIVWDHPELTGTGFANAVTLPPLPAVGQSAGVNGTASAGAGGTTGPGATASGNGAAEGGLTVRVANNGTIFFPRVGRLRVTGRTAQQVQEMLARSLARTIRAPQIDVRVSGYNSQTVQVTGNLRNPTLESITDSPLTVLDAINRAGGALPDADLQNVGVTRDGRRYTVDVAALLETGDTQQNVLLQDGDIIDVPDRSNSRIFVLGEVMKPTSLPMNRGRLTLADAMTGAGSLDPKTGDPRYIYVIRGADKTLTPDVYRLDMTQVDALMLMTKFELQAKDVVYVQVASSARFNRALDQISPTLQTLFYTRELGR
- a CDS encoding glycosyltransferase family 2 protein, which gives rise to MKVSVIVPTYRRTADLARCIEALDAQRRRADEVIVIARDEDRATIDWLRARTAARPDARLTVALVQQPGVVAAYNRGIDTATGDLVCFTDDDAAPHADWIERIALAFEADHALGGLGGRDIVHERNGILKGQQPVVGLVRWYGRAIGNHHIGHGAPREVHVLKGVNMAFRREAIGTLRFDPRLRGSGAQVHCEMAFSLDILRRGWTLVYDPTLLVEHYPAPRIDEDQRYTFNDAAFYNASFNLRLIMCEHLSPPGRWVFVAYSALIGNRADPGLARALSLAIRGDGPGLALRKWWVGLQAMRGAWQEAIR
- a CDS encoding undecaprenyl-phosphate glucose phosphotransferase, which translates into the protein MFRNTARCLDALFVIAGALIAHWLRFAAPIGLSDEEKLLIAFNCVFTLLLFPGFGVYDTWRGKPLPSMLARVASAWLVVVAAGLVLVFTLHRMDALSRLWFGYATLMSGALIVVTKLIAHLLLRVARRRGMNYRTVAIVGAPGFARTLLGHLEHAPQAGFKPVCVFDTGAEAAHGPAVRMGSLAVLSDIDAFVDKVRSDGIHEVWLALPLSEEHTIYRFTRAFRHDFVNLRFMPDVRSLSLFNHSLVDVLGLPTINLTAPPVSPVQMWPKLIFDRLFAFVALTLLAPLFAILAVAIKASSHGPVFFTQVRKGVDGRPFRIYKFRSMTLHREAHGQLTQASRHDARVTKLGAFLRRTSLDELPQFVNVLLGQMSVVGPRPHALEHDDLYKDQVYGYMHRYRIKPGITGWAQVNGYRGATTKVEKMETRVKFDLFYIHNWSFGFDMRIVLITIFKGFVSRNAY
- a CDS encoding Crp/Fnr family transcriptional regulator gives rise to the protein MLMLQSDLHGNHLLGALPSYEWQALAPHLELVHLRTEQLLCDSGQRIHHVYFPTTAIISMLSTMEDGGSVEIAAVGREGMTGVPVLTGGETMPNRVQVQCSGFAYRMSAQVLKQQFASSDFLRRLMLLYMHALLTQVAQTAACNRHHSLNKQLCRWLLIEIDRVASNELTVTQQLIADMLGVRREGITEAAGKLHDEGLIHHSRGHIKVLDRKGLEARACECYGLVKREFDRLLPRLHQSETVN
- a CDS encoding glycosyl hydrolase 2 galactose-binding domain-containing protein; its protein translation is MTGLVPGVDEAAGNAIPTAARAERTDAALIPFWPLRLDEGWQCLSTPAGACASPTQWPKSGWLDAIVPGTVAAAWRAAGRLDPDHLPPFAFDDHWYRLSLTGDGPRRLRLHGLATLTEVWLDGEKRLESDSMFVAHDLDIELHGTVTLALCFRSLAPALAARRTRARWRPRLASPATLRNVRTTLLGHMPGWCPPLQAVGPWRPVELLGGGPCSFDTVDLRTELDGDDGLVHLTLTFVQPQNSSSPASLSCSDTRAPLVWQDPRTLTGTLRVPHAPRWWPHTHGTPTLHTVTLELDGEHACELGRVGFRTLEVDRGSDDEGFALRINGTPVFCRGACWTSADLATLAGTDAQLSHAFALARDAGMNMLRVGGTMVYESDAFYALADAYGILVWQDFAFANFDYPSDADFIASVTREATQFLARTCRFASLAVLCGGSEIDQQAAMFGLPPAMRAHPWFTEQLPAIVAAQRPDVPYVAHSPGGGVWPFSTRTGITHYYGVGAYQRPLEDVRRANVRFAAECLAFANVPDDATLHDATGTIHVHDPRWKAAVPRDPGAGWDFDDVRDHYLRTLYGVDPAQLRYADPSRYLDLSRAVVAELMIDTFAEWRSAHSTCGGALVWQFQDLRAGAGWGLVDALGRPKSTWHALAAVLQPVQVVITDEGLNGLDLHVINDTAKTLHGQLDLVCLRDGAVQVASGSCAVQLAPRSRQRIEAATCLGQFFDFTYAYRFGPQAHDVTIVTLRDAKTGEVWSEAFHLPDRQVHERHDLGLTARPERTASGWQLIVETRRFSRFVHIADQNYRAVRDWFHLAPHRPLAIPLVARDPLNANDTTPAPEGEVRAINARATIFYR